One Candidatus Ornithobacterium hominis genomic region harbors:
- a CDS encoding ABC transporter permease codes for MNFSWFFAQKIAWDSKGSPSLSQKIVRIGQIAVALGTIVALITLSTGFGAKKEIKEKLADFNGHITIQPYNTNLSYNSDSIALPQKYYPHFSLTEIQHIQATATKSGIIRTEKSFDGVLLKGMDKNFDKDRFQKFILKGQIPDFSQNEISSRVLISQKLANNFYLDIDSTFNMVFLNEKQLNAQPIYRKFTVNGIYTTDISEFDDLYVIGDIRQVQKLNGWGEDFVGGFELFVKNINGDLEQIKAHINKEIGYNQIAAAATDQFPAINEWISIFDTNIFIILFIMMIVVVINMIMVILILILERTSAIGILKTLGANNRQIMRIFVHQALFIMIPGLVAGNLMALGLLLIQNYFGVIQLPPENYFISKAPVYLSWEIFLLVNLGTIIITALVLYLPSLLIRKISPNKAIKISG; via the coding sequence TTGAATTTTAGCTGGTTTTTTGCACAAAAAATTGCTTGGGACTCCAAAGGCAGCCCAAGCTTATCTCAAAAGATTGTCCGCATCGGGCAAATTGCTGTGGCATTGGGTACCATCGTGGCGCTTATTACGCTGTCTACAGGATTCGGTGCTAAAAAAGAAATCAAAGAAAAATTAGCTGATTTTAACGGGCATATCACCATTCAACCATACAACACTAATCTTTCTTACAATTCTGATTCTATTGCTCTGCCACAAAAATATTATCCTCATTTCTCTTTAACTGAAATTCAGCATATTCAAGCAACAGCGACCAAAAGCGGTATTATCCGCACCGAAAAAAGTTTTGATGGTGTTTTGCTAAAAGGAATGGATAAAAATTTTGATAAAGATCGGTTTCAAAAATTTATTTTAAAAGGTCAGATTCCTGATTTTTCACAAAATGAAATTAGCTCACGGGTTTTAATTTCTCAAAAATTAGCCAATAATTTTTATTTAGATATTGATAGCACTTTCAATATGGTGTTTCTCAATGAAAAGCAACTCAATGCACAGCCTATTTACAGGAAATTTACGGTAAACGGCATCTACACTACAGACATCAGTGAATTTGATGATTTATATGTGATTGGCGACATTCGGCAAGTGCAAAAACTCAATGGCTGGGGAGAGGATTTTGTAGGTGGATTTGAGCTTTTTGTAAAAAACATCAATGGTGATTTAGAGCAAATCAAAGCTCACATAAATAAAGAAATCGGCTATAATCAAATTGCGGCAGCCGCCACCGACCAGTTTCCAGCAATTAATGAATGGATTAGCATTTTTGATACCAATATTTTTATTATTTTATTCATCATGATGATTGTTGTAGTCATTAATATGATTATGGTAATTTTAATTTTAATTTTAGAGCGAACAAGTGCCATTGGGATTTTAAAGACCTTGGGCGCGAACAATAGGCAGATTATGCGTATTTTTGTTCATCAAGCTTTGTTTATCATGATTCCTGGTTTGGTTGCAGGAAACTTGATGGCTTTGGGTTTGCTTTTAATTCAAAACTACTTTGGTGTAATTCAGCTCCCGCCAGAAAATTACTTCATCTCCAAAGCGCCAGTTTATTTATCTTGGGAGATTTTTTTGCTAGTCAATTTAGGCACAATTATTATTACTGCCTTGGTTCTGTATCTTCCTTCTCTTTTGATTCGAAAGATTTCCCCTAATAAAGCGATTAAAATTTCAGGTTGA
- a CDS encoding TIGR02757 family protein: MDKKLEKFLQQKFQLYCQEEFITTDPIQIPHLFHQKQDIEIAGLLTSTIAWGKRKSIIKNAHQIMEIMDFSPYDFIIHGRLKDFEKATNFVHRTFNYLDLTYFFKALKKLYFGAESLEDYFLIKAEEPNTFHAIERFREKFLFEPDFRTQKHISSPAKNSAAKRLNMFLRWMVRDNPVDFGLWKKIPKEKLIIPLDVHSGRVARSLNLLQRKANDWKSAEFLTNELKKYDAKDPVKFDFALFGIGAFE; this comes from the coding sequence ATGGACAAAAAATTAGAAAAATTTCTTCAACAAAAATTTCAGCTTTATTGTCAAGAAGAGTTCATCACCACCGACCCTATCCAGATTCCACATCTGTTTCACCAAAAACAAGATATAGAAATCGCAGGGCTGCTTACTTCCACGATTGCCTGGGGCAAGCGAAAAAGCATCATCAAAAATGCTCACCAAATCATGGAAATCATGGATTTTTCACCCTATGATTTCATCATCCACGGTCGCCTAAAAGATTTTGAAAAAGCAACTAATTTTGTACACCGCACGTTCAATTATTTGGATTTAACTTATTTTTTTAAAGCCTTAAAAAAATTATATTTTGGCGCCGAGAGTTTAGAGGATTATTTTTTAATAAAAGCAGAAGAGCCCAACACTTTTCATGCGATTGAACGGTTTCGAGAGAAATTTCTTTTCGAGCCAGATTTCAGGACACAAAAGCACATTTCTAGCCCAGCAAAAAACTCGGCAGCCAAGCGCCTCAATATGTTTTTGCGCTGGATGGTAAGAGATAATCCTGTTGATTTTGGGCTGTGGAAAAAAATTCCAAAAGAAAAGCTCATCATTCCATTAGATGTGCACTCTGGCCGTGTTGCGCGGAGTTTAAACCTATTGCAGCGCAAAGCCAATGATTGGAAATCTGCAGAATTCCTAACCAATGAATTAAAGAAATATGATGCAAAAGATCCTGTGAAATTTGATTTTGCTCTTTTTGGGATAGGTGCATTTGAATAG
- the thrS gene encoding threonine--tRNA ligase: MIHITLPDGSVRSYDHPVTPMEVAQNISEGLARNVLSALVNDKQVETSTPITEDARLQLLTWNDNLGKKAFWHSSAHLLAQAILDFFPEAKLTIGPAIENGFYYDVDFGGESISEKDFEKIEKKMLEHARLKSEFQLYPVSKAEALKNYTDNPYKTELIENLNDGEITFCSHENFTDLCRGGHLPHTGFVKAAKILNAAGAYWRGNEKNPQLTRVYGITFPKQKDLTEYLHKLEEAKKRDHRKLGKELGIFTFSEKVGSGLPLWLPKGAALRKKLENFLQAAQQKAGYEMVVTPHIGHKDLYVTSGHYEKYGADSFQPIQTPNKGEEFLLKPMNCPHHCEIYKSQQWSYRDLPKRFAEFGTVYRYEQSGELHGLTRVRGFTQDDAHIFCTPDQLLDEFKKVIDLVIYVFNALGFEDYTAQVSLRDKEDHSKYIGSNENWQKAENAIIQAAEERELKTAVEYGEAAFYGPKLDFMVKDALGRSWQLGTIQVDYNLPERFDLSYIGSDNEKHRPVMIHRAPFGSLERFVAILLEHTAGDLPLWLASEQFIILPISDKYLDYSKKVLNLLENSDICGLIDKRAEKTGRKIRDAELAKIPFMLIVGENEENTAMVSVRKHGEGDLGAMPVDDFRKLLEKEMKV, encoded by the coding sequence ATGATTCACATTACGCTCCCAGACGGCAGTGTTCGCTCGTATGACCACCCCGTTACACCCATGGAAGTTGCGCAAAACATCAGCGAAGGATTAGCTAGAAACGTCCTCTCTGCTTTGGTAAACGACAAACAAGTAGAGACCTCTACACCCATTACCGAAGATGCCCGTTTACAACTTCTCACCTGGAACGATAATTTGGGTAAAAAAGCGTTTTGGCATTCCTCTGCACACCTCTTGGCTCAAGCGATTTTAGACTTTTTCCCTGAAGCAAAATTAACAATTGGCCCAGCAATAGAAAATGGGTTTTATTATGATGTAGACTTTGGAGGAGAAAGTATTTCTGAAAAAGATTTTGAAAAAATTGAGAAAAAAATGCTAGAACACGCTCGCCTAAAGAGTGAATTCCAATTATATCCTGTCTCAAAAGCAGAAGCGCTAAAAAATTATACCGATAATCCGTACAAAACAGAATTAATTGAAAATTTAAATGACGGCGAAATTACCTTCTGCTCGCACGAGAATTTCACTGATTTATGCCGTGGAGGGCACCTGCCGCATACAGGATTTGTGAAGGCTGCAAAAATACTTAACGCTGCAGGCGCTTACTGGCGAGGGAATGAAAAAAATCCACAATTGACACGCGTCTATGGAATTACGTTTCCTAAACAAAAAGATTTAACAGAATATCTCCATAAATTAGAAGAAGCAAAAAAACGTGACCATAGAAAACTGGGCAAAGAGCTCGGAATTTTTACTTTCTCTGAGAAAGTGGGTTCTGGGTTGCCTCTTTGGCTGCCCAAAGGTGCTGCTTTGAGAAAAAAGTTAGAAAACTTTCTGCAAGCAGCCCAGCAAAAAGCAGGTTATGAAATGGTTGTAACGCCACACATCGGCCACAAAGATTTATACGTGACTTCAGGGCATTATGAGAAATATGGCGCTGATAGCTTCCAGCCGATTCAAACGCCCAATAAAGGCGAAGAATTTCTATTAAAGCCAATGAATTGCCCGCATCATTGCGAAATTTATAAATCCCAGCAATGGTCTTATCGAGATTTACCAAAGCGTTTTGCAGAATTTGGCACCGTTTACCGCTACGAGCAGAGCGGTGAATTGCATGGTTTGACACGTGTTCGTGGCTTCACACAAGACGATGCACATATTTTCTGCACGCCAGACCAACTATTAGACGAGTTTAAAAAAGTCATTGATTTGGTCATATACGTGTTTAATGCACTAGGTTTTGAAGATTATACCGCTCAAGTCTCATTACGTGACAAAGAAGACCACTCCAAGTACATTGGAAGTAATGAGAATTGGCAAAAAGCAGAAAACGCCATCATACAAGCAGCGGAAGAAAGAGAGCTAAAAACTGCAGTAGAATATGGTGAGGCAGCTTTCTACGGGCCAAAGCTAGATTTTATGGTAAAAGATGCTTTAGGCAGAAGTTGGCAGCTAGGGACGATTCAAGTGGATTACAATTTACCCGAGCGTTTCGATTTATCATACATTGGCTCAGATAATGAGAAGCATCGGCCTGTGATGATTCACCGTGCCCCGTTTGGCTCATTAGAACGTTTTGTAGCGATTTTACTAGAGCACACCGCAGGTGATTTGCCCTTGTGGCTGGCGTCAGAACAATTTATCATCTTACCTATTAGCGATAAATATTTGGATTACAGTAAAAAAGTTTTAAATTTATTAGAAAATTCCGATATTTGCGGACTGATTGACAAAAGGGCTGAAAAAACTGGACGGAAAATCAGAGATGCCGAGTTAGCAAAAATCCCTTTTATGCTGATTGTAGGTGAAAATGAAGAAAATACAGCAATGGTTTCGGTACGTAAACACGGCGAAGGTGATTTAGGAGCAATGCCTGTGGATGACTTCCGTAAATTGCTAGAAAAAGAAATGAAAGTTTAA
- a CDS encoding beta-N-acetylglucosaminidase domain-containing protein, protein MRNIFVMAMLLACVMGWGQNYKLPEPKSVEFTSGEIPQTFKSKKYQHLIHQVGIELSENRNAALIKINFSKKIKNPEAYQLKLNKNGVNIEAATERGVYYALLRLKEIINAKTNKALQIYDFPDVEFRGVVEGFYGTPWQYKDRLRMLSFLGKNRMNTYIYGPKDDPYHSSPHWREAYPEDEARQIQDYVEAAKNNYVDFYWAIHPGKDIKWNEADRQNLIQKFEKMYALGVRGFAVFFDDISGEGTNAAKQAELLNFLQTKFVDTHTDVLPLIMCPTEYNKSWSNLKKGGYLPTLGKELDPRIHIMWTGDGVIGDVTKESLTWINDKINRKAFFWWNFPVTDYARDHLMLGPAYRLDQKAQNLLAGVVSNPMEHAEASRIAIASVGDYTWDIAKYDSIQSWEKNITNEFETCAEAYTFFAKNNTDAGPNGHRYRKEESRGFEQPAQEFSKALKNLNLQKSQIEKIQNYYKQLLSSAEILQKCKDNPALILEIYPWILQTKNIAQKGLATLEMYDAYKAKNQEEFLKAFEKAERWELKRSFVNQDENKNPYHPRVSPVSKLVSPLIDETFKFLVEAYNQYFKGKLVVKDYDNPHQFVSNNAKLKDLNIRLENNKLAADPVLEVIEVQPNDYFTFEFKSSKNVKQVLINTGEQEVFEKWGQVELLSENGEWKNVNGEMKGNEWIAKPNEKAQQVRFKNKSKQVKNIYLRQLEVTIK, encoded by the coding sequence ATGAGAAACATTTTTGTGATGGCCATGCTATTGGCGTGTGTCATGGGTTGGGGACAAAACTATAAGTTGCCTGAGCCTAAATCGGTTGAGTTTACTTCAGGTGAAATACCTCAAACATTTAAAAGTAAAAAGTATCAGCATTTGATCCATCAGGTTGGGATTGAATTGAGTGAAAATAGAAACGCTGCACTGATTAAAATTAATTTTTCTAAAAAAATCAAAAATCCAGAAGCCTATCAACTAAAGCTTAATAAAAATGGAGTTAATATAGAAGCTGCAACAGAAAGAGGCGTTTACTATGCACTTTTGAGATTAAAAGAAATCATCAATGCTAAGACTAATAAAGCCCTTCAGATTTATGATTTCCCCGACGTTGAATTTCGTGGAGTGGTAGAAGGTTTCTACGGCACACCATGGCAATACAAAGATCGCCTCAGAATGTTATCTTTTTTAGGAAAAAATAGAATGAATACTTACATCTATGGCCCAAAAGATGACCCATATCATAGCTCTCCGCACTGGCGAGAAGCTTACCCAGAAGATGAAGCTCGCCAAATTCAAGATTATGTAGAAGCCGCAAAAAATAATTACGTAGATTTCTATTGGGCTATACATCCTGGTAAAGACATCAAGTGGAATGAAGCTGACCGTCAAAACTTAATTCAAAAATTTGAAAAAATGTATGCTTTGGGCGTGAGAGGTTTTGCCGTTTTTTTTGATGACATTTCGGGGGAAGGAACCAATGCTGCCAAACAAGCAGAACTACTCAACTTTTTACAAACAAAATTTGTAGATACGCATACCGATGTTTTACCTCTAATTATGTGCCCGACAGAGTATAATAAAAGTTGGAGTAACTTGAAGAAAGGTGGGTATCTGCCGACATTAGGAAAGGAATTAGACCCACGTATTCACATCATGTGGACGGGCGACGGGGTAATTGGTGATGTGACCAAGGAAAGTTTAACTTGGATTAATGATAAAATCAACAGAAAAGCTTTCTTTTGGTGGAATTTCCCAGTAACCGATTATGCAAGAGATCATCTGATGTTGGGGCCAGCCTATCGACTAGACCAAAAAGCTCAAAACCTTTTAGCTGGAGTAGTTTCTAACCCAATGGAACACGCCGAAGCTTCACGTATAGCGATAGCTTCCGTTGGTGATTATACTTGGGATATAGCAAAATATGATTCCATTCAAAGCTGGGAGAAAAACATTACCAATGAGTTTGAAACCTGTGCTGAAGCCTATACCTTTTTTGCTAAAAACAATACTGACGCAGGCCCCAATGGGCACCGTTATCGTAAAGAGGAATCAAGAGGATTTGAGCAGCCAGCACAAGAATTTTCTAAAGCCTTAAAAAATTTAAACCTCCAAAAATCACAAATAGAAAAAATTCAAAATTATTACAAACAATTGCTTTCATCAGCAGAAATTTTACAAAAATGTAAAGACAACCCTGCCTTGATTTTAGAAATTTACCCTTGGATTTTACAGACTAAAAATATTGCACAAAAAGGTTTAGCAACTTTAGAAATGTATGATGCTTACAAAGCTAAAAATCAAGAAGAATTTTTAAAGGCTTTTGAAAAAGCAGAGCGGTGGGAATTGAAGCGCTCTTTTGTAAATCAAGATGAAAATAAAAATCCATACCACCCAAGAGTTTCTCCTGTATCTAAGCTCGTTAGCCCATTGATTGATGAAACATTTAAATTTTTGGTAGAAGCTTATAATCAATATTTTAAAGGCAAATTAGTCGTCAAAGATTACGATAATCCACATCAATTTGTGAGTAATAATGCAAAATTGAAGGATTTGAACATTCGATTAGAGAACAACAAGCTAGCGGCAGATCCTGTGTTGGAAGTGATAGAGGTGCAGCCAAACGATTATTTTACCTTTGAGTTTAAATCATCTAAAAATGTGAAGCAAGTGCTCATCAATACTGGTGAACAAGAGGTATTTGAAAAATGGGGGCAAGTGGAACTTTTATCGGAAAACGGCGAGTGGAAGAATGTAAACGGTGAGATGAAAGGGAATGAATGGATTGCTAAACCTAATGAAAAAGCACAACAAGTGAGATTTAAAAATAAATCAAAGCAAGTTAAAAATATTTATTTAAGACAATTAGAAGTTACTATAAAATAA
- the rplT gene encoding 50S ribosomal protein L20: MPRSTNSVASRRRRKKIIKQAKGFFGRRKNVWTVAKNAVEKAMLYAYRDRRQKKRNFRSLWIQRINAGARQNGMSYSQLMGALKKNNIELNRKVLADLAMNHPEAFSAIVQKVK, from the coding sequence ATGCCAAGATCAACAAATTCAGTAGCGTCGAGAAGAAGACGTAAAAAAATCATAAAACAAGCCAAAGGTTTCTTCGGGAGACGCAAGAACGTATGGACTGTAGCTAAAAATGCGGTAGAAAAAGCAATGCTTTATGCTTACCGTGATAGAAGACAGAAAAAAAGAAATTTCCGCTCTTTGTGGATTCAGCGTATTAATGCTGGTGCAAGACAAAACGGAATGTCTTACTCTCAGCTGATGGGAGCTCTCAAGAAAAACAATATTGAGTTGAACAGAAAGGTTCTTGCTGATTTAGCAATGAATCACCCAGAAGCTTTCTCAGCCATTGTGCAAAAAGTAAAATAA
- the mraZ gene encoding division/cell wall cluster transcriptional repressor MraZ: MTSLIGSYECKVDAKGRLALPMGIRKQLEGFSHEGFVLKRSVFQPCLELYPMQEWQAVMKEISQLNRFKKKNNEFIRRFTAGVKPVELDNSGRIQIAKDLIQFANIDKNVVVSSSINIIEIWDKDKYEAEVSSDEDDFALLAEEVMGNFENDEKLS, encoded by the coding sequence ATGACCAGTTTAATCGGATCTTATGAGTGTAAGGTGGATGCCAAGGGGCGTCTAGCTCTACCCATGGGTATTCGCAAACAACTGGAAGGTTTTTCGCACGAGGGTTTTGTGCTCAAGCGGTCAGTATTCCAACCCTGCCTAGAGCTCTACCCTATGCAGGAGTGGCAGGCTGTGATGAAAGAAATCTCTCAGCTCAACCGATTCAAGAAAAAAAACAACGAATTTATAAGGCGTTTCACTGCTGGAGTAAAGCCTGTGGAGCTAGATAATAGCGGCAGAATTCAGATTGCAAAAGATTTGATTCAATTTGCTAATATCGATAAAAATGTGGTGGTTTCATCATCCATCAATATTATCGAAATATGGGATAAAGATAAATATGAAGCTGAAGTGAGCTCCGATGAGGATGATTTTGCTCTGCTGGCAGAAGAGGTCATGGGAAATTTTGAAAATGATGAAAAACTATCATGA
- the rpmI gene encoding 50S ribosomal protein L35 codes for MPKQKTKSGAKKRFKLTGTGKIKRKHAFKSHILTKKETKQKRNLTKMTLVHDNDVNSVREQLGLK; via the coding sequence ATGCCAAAACAAAAGACAAAATCAGGAGCTAAAAAACGTTTCAAATTGACAGGAACTGGTAAAATCAAGCGTAAACATGCTTTCAAGAGCCATATCTTGACTAAAAAAGAAACTAAGCAAAAGAGAAATTTAACTAAAATGACGCTGGTTCACGACAATGATGTGAATAGTGTGAGAGAACAATTAGGATTGAAATAA
- a CDS encoding FtsL-like putative cell division protein: MSPKKKKSNISIRDILKGKFLVDDNSFKHWKFVLFLTFLAFWSILSSHWADKKVVEIKNLKEHVSNLKSESAYLHQILMQSKMESKVAEKVAKDNVIQSNIQPFLIVEK, translated from the coding sequence ATGAGCCCAAAGAAGAAGAAAAGTAACATCAGCATTCGAGATATTTTAAAAGGAAAATTCTTAGTTGATGATAATAGTTTCAAACATTGGAAATTCGTATTGTTTTTAACTTTTTTAGCCTTTTGGAGTATTCTGAGTTCACATTGGGCTGATAAAAAAGTGGTGGAAATAAAAAATTTAAAAGAACATGTTTCTAATCTAAAATCAGAATCAGCATATCTACATCAAATTTTGATGCAAAGTAAAATGGAATCAAAGGTTGCCGAAAAAGTAGCTAAAGACAATGTAATTCAATCAAATATTCAACCTTTTTTAATTGTTGAAAAATAA
- the infC gene encoding translation initiation factor IF-3: MITKKRRGGYSPHKNEEAHPLNENIRVPEVRVVGDVEEVEQGIYKTSKALEMAKEFGLDLVLITENANPPVARILDYKKFLYEEKKRKKELKAKQSKITIKEIRFGPNTDDHDYEFKKRHAEGFLKDGAKLKAYVFFKGRSIVFKDQGEILLLRLAQDLEEYGKVEQMPKLEGKRMIMMMAPTKTK, translated from the coding sequence ATTATCACAAAAAAAAGAAGAGGGGGTTATTCTCCCCACAAAAATGAAGAGGCTCATCCGCTAAATGAGAATATTCGCGTGCCAGAGGTGCGTGTGGTGGGCGACGTGGAAGAAGTTGAACAAGGTATTTACAAAACTTCTAAAGCTCTTGAAATGGCTAAAGAGTTTGGCTTAGATTTGGTTTTAATCACCGAAAATGCTAACCCCCCAGTAGCTAGAATTTTAGATTACAAAAAATTTCTCTACGAAGAGAAAAAACGTAAAAAAGAGCTGAAAGCAAAGCAAAGTAAGATTACGATAAAAGAGATTCGTTTTGGGCCAAATACCGATGACCATGATTACGAGTTCAAAAAACGCCACGCCGAAGGTTTCTTGAAAGATGGAGCAAAACTGAAAGCTTACGTTTTCTTTAAAGGGCGCTCTATTGTATTCAAAGACCAAGGAGAAATTCTTCTTTTGAGATTGGCACAAGATCTCGAAGAATACGGCAAAGTAGAACAAATGCCAAAACTGGAAGGTAAACGTATGATTATGATGATGGCGCCAACCAAAACTAAATAA
- a CDS encoding alpha/beta fold hydrolase: MLFNIKKKKKFNYVVEGEGHPLVLLHGLMGGLSNFSKLIKYFSERNFKVFAPELPIYSLPVINSNVENISKYVILFLEEVVKEPATLVGNSLGGHVGLVVTEKRPKLVHTLVLTGSSGLYEKSFGETFPKRGSREYIRTKTEEVFYDPKIATEELVDEVFATVNDTKKAIKTLYIARSAIKHNMKDELKSIQKEVCLIWGKQDGVTPPEVAVEFNENLPNSDLYWIDKCGHAPMMEHPELFNEILYNWLIKRI; the protein is encoded by the coding sequence ATGCTGTTTAATATTAAGAAAAAGAAGAAATTCAACTATGTAGTAGAAGGAGAGGGGCATCCTTTAGTTTTGTTGCATGGATTGATGGGAGGATTGAGTAACTTTAGCAAACTGATAAAGTACTTCTCTGAGCGGAATTTTAAAGTTTTCGCCCCAGAACTACCCATTTATAGCCTTCCTGTAATTAACTCAAATGTGGAAAACATTTCCAAATATGTTATTTTATTCTTAGAAGAGGTGGTGAAAGAACCAGCAACGTTGGTCGGTAATTCACTGGGCGGGCACGTAGGTTTGGTCGTGACAGAGAAACGCCCAAAGCTGGTGCATACGTTGGTTTTGACGGGAAGTAGCGGTTTGTATGAAAAATCTTTTGGTGAAACTTTCCCAAAAAGAGGTAGCAGAGAATACATTCGCACCAAAACGGAGGAAGTTTTCTACGACCCGAAAATTGCTACAGAAGAATTGGTTGATGAGGTTTTTGCTACGGTGAATGATACCAAAAAAGCCATCAAAACCCTCTATATAGCCCGAAGTGCCATTAAACACAATATGAAAGATGAGTTGAAATCCATTCAAAAAGAAGTTTGCTTGATTTGGGGGAAGCAAGATGGTGTGACGCCTCCTGAAGTAGCGGTGGAATTTAATGAAAATTTACCGAATTCTGATTTATACTGGATTGATAAATGTGGGCATGCCCCGATGATGGAACATCCTGAACTTTTCAATGAAATTCTCTATAATTGGCTGATAAAAAGAATTTAA
- the yihA gene encoding ribosome biogenesis GTP-binding protein YihA/YsxC, producing the protein MKITSAKFLESNSQVEKCPPPNLPEYAFIGRSNVGKSSLINMIADNKKLAKTSGTPGKTQLINHFLINEAWYLVDLPGYGYAKVSKSKRKDFDKMITNYLEKRKNLVNVYLLIDSRHEPLKIDLEFMEYLGENMIPFNVVMTKIDKLSSAKYAKNLLTYQKKLLTNWEQLPQFIKTSATAKVGKDEILKEIEIYNTQLNHLDFRNL; encoded by the coding sequence ATGAAAATCACGTCAGCAAAATTCTTGGAGAGTAATTCTCAGGTGGAAAAATGCCCCCCGCCTAATTTACCAGAGTATGCCTTCATCGGGCGTTCAAACGTAGGGAAGTCTTCGCTCATTAATATGATTGCTGATAATAAAAAGTTGGCTAAAACGTCTGGAACACCTGGGAAAACCCAATTGATCAATCATTTCTTAATCAATGAAGCTTGGTATTTGGTAGATTTGCCAGGCTATGGCTATGCCAAGGTATCAAAATCTAAACGCAAAGATTTTGATAAAATGATTACCAACTATTTAGAAAAAAGAAAAAACTTAGTCAATGTTTATTTGTTGATTGATAGTCGCCATGAGCCGCTAAAAATTGATTTGGAATTCATGGAATATTTGGGAGAAAACATGATTCCATTCAATGTCGTGATGACTAAAATTGATAAATTAAGCAGTGCCAAGTATGCTAAAAATTTATTAACTTACCAAAAGAAATTACTCACTAACTGGGAGCAACTACCACAATTCATCAAAACCTCTGCTACTGCAAAAGTGGGAAAAGATGAAATCTTAAAAGAAATAGAAATTTATAATACCCAGCTAAATCATTTAGATTTTCGTAACTTGTAG
- the rsmH gene encoding 16S rRNA (cytosine(1402)-N(4))-methyltransferase RsmH, with protein MKNYHEPVLLNESVDALITNPNGVYVDCTFGGGGHSKKILKALEKNGKLWGVDQDEDAQQNIIPDQRFSFIPSNFRHIKNQLLFHQIHQVDGVLADLGVSSHQFDTADRGFSTRYSSQLDMRMNQNQKNTAKVVINEYTEEKLAEILMNYGEIRSAKKWAREIVSYRSKNLIGTTDDLKNALKSLIPAHKANKLWAQLFQALRIEVNDELKALEEFLLSTASIIKPGGRLVVISYHSLEDRLVKNFIKKGMFDGEPERDLYGRWYAPFYPLNSKVIIPNEVEIAGNPRARSAKLRIGIKNEPKEEEK; from the coding sequence ATGAAAAACTATCATGAACCAGTTTTACTGAATGAAAGCGTTGATGCTTTGATTACCAACCCCAACGGTGTGTACGTAGATTGCACCTTCGGGGGCGGGGGGCATTCAAAAAAAATTTTAAAGGCTTTAGAAAAAAATGGGAAATTATGGGGTGTAGACCAAGATGAAGATGCTCAGCAAAATATTATCCCTGATCAGCGGTTCTCTTTTATTCCTTCCAATTTCAGACATATCAAAAATCAGTTGCTTTTTCACCAAATCCATCAAGTTGATGGCGTTTTAGCTGATTTAGGTGTTTCATCACATCAATTTGATACGGCAGATAGAGGCTTCTCAACGCGCTATAGCAGCCAGCTGGATATGCGGATGAACCAAAATCAGAAAAACACAGCTAAAGTCGTCATCAATGAATATACTGAGGAAAAATTAGCGGAGATTTTGATGAATTATGGTGAGATCCGTTCGGCTAAAAAATGGGCAAGAGAAATTGTTTCTTACCGCAGTAAAAATCTGATTGGAACGACTGATGATTTAAAAAATGCCTTGAAAAGTTTGATTCCAGCTCACAAAGCTAACAAATTATGGGCACAGCTTTTCCAAGCATTGAGAATTGAGGTAAATGATGAATTAAAAGCTTTAGAGGAATTTCTTTTATCTACAGCGAGCATCATAAAACCTGGCGGGAGATTGGTAGTTATTTCTTACCATTCGCTAGAAGATCGTTTGGTGAAAAATTTCATCAAAAAAGGAATGTTTGATGGTGAACCTGAAAGAGATTTGTATGGAAGATGGTATGCGCCTTTTTATCCGCTAAACAGTAAAGTCATCATTCCCAACGAAGTAGAGATTGCAGGTAACCCAAGAGCAAGAAGTGCTAAACTAAGAATTGGAATTAAAAATGAGCCCAAAGAAGAAGAAAAGTAA